The Nitrospirota bacterium nucleotide sequence AGGCAGGCCCTCGATGCGCTGCTGAAGGATGGACCGATCCAAGTTGTCGTCAACAATGCCGGAGCTCACGACGATGCGCCGATGGCAGGGATGTCTCACGAGCAATGGACAAGGGTCATCGATCTCTCGCTGAACGGATTCTTTCATGTCACGCAGCCGCTGTTGCTGCCGATGATCGGGACCCGCTGGGGGCGGATCGTCTCGATTTCGTCGCTGGCCGGGGTGACAGGCAACCGCGGACAAAGCAACTATGCCGCCGCGAAAGCCGGCCTGCATGGAGCCAGCAAGTCGTTGGCGATCGAGGTGGCGTCACGGGGCATCACGGTCAATGTGGTGGCTCCCGGTTTGATCGAATCGCCCGCGACAAGAGATTCCTTCAAGGCGGAGCAGGTCGCCACGTTGGTGCCGATGAAACGAGTGGGTACGCCGGATGACGTTGCGGCGCTCGTGTCGTTCCTCGCGTCCGAGGGCGCCGGTTATATTACCGGCCAGATCATCGGTGTGAACGGAGGCATGGCATGACTGCGCCGCGCGACCTCGCCCGTTCATGCTGGGTCGTGATCCCGGCCTACAATGAGGCGGAAACGGTGCGCGATGTGGCGATGCGCGCGCGGCAACAATGTCCGAACGTCATCGTCGTGGACGACGGCTCAACCGACGGCACGGCCCGTGCCCTGGCCGGTCTGGATATCACCCTGATACATAATGAAGAGAACAGAGGAAAGGCCGGCAGCCTCCAGCGCGGATTCGAGCATGCCTTGGCCCACGGAGCCCTCGGCATCATCACGCTCGATGCAGACGGGCAACATGCGCCGGAAGAGATTCCGATCTTTCTTACGGCTTCCGTGAATGCTCCCGATGCGTTTCTTGTCGGAATCCGCCCGCGAGACAAGCGGAAGACGTCATTCTGGCGATATGGCGCGAATCGCGTTGCAGATTTTTGGATTTCATGGGCCGCCGGTCAACTCATCGACGATACGCAATCCGGGTTCCGGTTGTATCCCGCGACATTGTTGAGACGCATTGATCTCGCAGAGGGAAAAGAGCGGAGCTTCGTATTTGAAAGCGAAGTCCTGATTGAAGCCAGTCATGTGGGTACTTCGATCGGGATGGTTACCGTCGGGGTTGCGCCTCGGATGGGTTCAAGGCTCAGCCATTTTAGGCCGGTATATGACATCGCGAAGATTACGCTTATGGTCGCCGCGAGATTGCTCTCGCGAGGGATGTATCCGGCAGGCTTGTATCGCGTTGTCAGGGAGTGGATCGGTCCTTCGTCCGCGGAAGGCCTTTCGCGGACCGATAAGCTTGCCAAGTCTTCACGTAAGTAACGGATTGTCGGGGATGGAAAGGGAGCGGGAAGATTCCCTCTGCCGCAGATCTGCGGCAGAGGGTGATAAGTCTTACATGCCTGCTGCAGCGAGCCGACCCTTGATGGCGTTATCAAGATTGCGAATCCAGCCGCTGTATGCCTCGTGGATGGTTTGTTTCTCGGCGTTGTAGTTCAAGTTGACGCTATCTTTATAGGTCATGCTGTACGTTTTGGTGTCGTATGCAATATCGACGATGGCGGTGTGGCTTCGGGCATTTTGCGTGGCGACGATCTGGCCCGGCTTGGTGATCACCATGATCCATCTGAGCCCGATCCCCGCATCCACGATCGCCTTGCCAACCTGATCCAATGTCAGCTCTTTACCGGTCGACGAAGCAATCGGCGCTTCTTTGACATTGTAGATTTGTCCTGCACCTCGGCAGCCTGTCACGATCACGACAGCCAGACATGCCACAAGAATTCCAGATAGCAACTGTTTCATCGCTGTCCCTCCTTTGGATAGGCCCGGTTCGACTGAAAGTTCTTTGCTCTTAATCCCATTCGCGGTCTCAAGTCAAGTTCACGCGCCGGCGCCTCCATCATATGCGTGGGGGCATAGCCGCGCTCGAGGACATGGTCGATCAAATCTTCGACCAGCGAGAGGTTGGCCGGACACATGCCCTTCTGGTTCCACTTGGACATGGCGTCCGGAAAGACCTGATGCTTCGCGAGTACGAATTCCGAGGGATGGCAGTAGAAGACCAGATGGCGCGAACTGCGCCCGATCCAGCGAATCATGCGTTGAATCATCGGCAGGCCGAGTGTGCGTAG carries:
- the fabG gene encoding 3-oxoacyl-ACP reductase FabG yields the protein MRKRALVTGGSGVIGSAIAERLAADGYAVIVHAHRHPESAEQVAEKIRNKNGSASVVCFDITDESATRQALDALLKDGPIQVVVNNAGAHDDAPMAGMSHEQWTRVIDLSLNGFFHVTQPLLLPMIGTRWGRIVSISSLAGVTGNRGQSNYAAAKAGLHGASKSLAIEVASRGITVNVVAPGLIESPATRDSFKAEQVATLVPMKRVGTPDDVAALVSFLASEGAGYITGQIIGVNGGMA
- a CDS encoding glycosyltransferase family 2 protein, whose product is MTAPRDLARSCWVVIPAYNEAETVRDVAMRARQQCPNVIVVDDGSTDGTARALAGLDITLIHNEENRGKAGSLQRGFEHALAHGALGIITLDADGQHAPEEIPIFLTASVNAPDAFLVGIRPRDKRKTSFWRYGANRVADFWISWAAGQLIDDTQSGFRLYPATLLRRIDLAEGKERSFVFESEVLIEASHVGTSIGMVTVGVAPRMGSRLSHFRPVYDIAKITLMVAARLLSRGMYPAGLYRVVREWIGPSSAEGLSRTDKLAKSSRK